In Daphnia pulex isolate KAP4 chromosome 7, ASM2113471v1, one genomic interval encodes:
- the LOC124197049 gene encoding mitochondrial uncoupling protein Bmcp-like, whose translation MGDSHDWRPFIYGGFSSCTAEFGTFPIDTTKTRLQIQGQKLDGRFTVVRYNGMFHALSRITREEGVRALYSGIWPALLRQSTYGTIKFGIYYTLKKWIDHPEVEDMMTNIFCGVIAGVVSSAIANPTDVLKVRMQACSTSLQQKSMFECFGDVYRQEGISGLWRGVGPTAQRAAVITAVELPIYDICKHRLIQGNVMGDTVSNHFVSSFISSLGGAVASTPIDVVRVRLMNQRRLKSGVRFGFGMSSDFSLHKSRLYRGTLDCFVQTVRHEGIMALYRGFIPTWLRMGPWNVIFFITYEQLKKLY comes from the exons atgGGTGATAGTCATGACTGGAGACCATTTATCTATGGAGGTTTCTCATCTTGTACAGCTGAATTTG GTACATTCCCAATTGATACTACCAAAACAAGGCTTCAGATTCAAGGCCAGAAGTTGGATGGAAGATTTACAGTTGTTCGCTACAATGGCATGTTTCACGCATTGTCAAGAATCACCAGGGAAGAAGGTGTCAGGGCTTTGTATTCAGG catTTGGCCAGCACTTTTAAGACAATCCACATATGGAACTATCAAGTTTGGGATTTACTATACCCTCAAAAAGTGGATTGATCATCCTGAAGTTGAAGACATGATGACAAACATATTTTGTGGTGTTATTGCTGGTGTGGTTTCAAGTGCCATAGCCAATCCAACGGATGTATTGAAAGTAAGGATGCAAGCATGCTCAACCTCCCTGCAGCAAAAGTCAATGTTTGAGTGCTTTGGAGATGTATACAGACAAGAAGGAATATCTGGTTTGTGGCGG ggAGTTGGTCCAACCGCACAGAGAGCAGCCGTGATAACGGCTGTGGAATTGCCCATTTACGATATCTGTAAGCATCGGTTAATACAGGGTAATGTAATGGGCGATACAGTCTCAAATCACTTTGT GTCAAGCTTTATATCAAGTTTGGGTGGTGCAGTCGCCTCAACTCCAATTGACGTCGTTCGT GTTCGGCTGATGAATCAACGACGCCTTAAATCTGGAGTACGATTCGGGTTCGGCATGAGCAgtgatttttctcttcacaAATCTCGACTCTATCGTGGAACTTTAGATTGTTTTGTACAG ACCGTCCGACACGAAGGTATCATGGCTCTCTATCGTGGTTTTATTCCAACTTGGTTGCGTATGGGCCCGTGGAAcgtgattttctttattacgTACGAACAGCTGAAAAAGTTGTACTAA
- the LOC124197052 gene encoding ER membrane protein complex subunit 5-like, with product MSSSMNKYIFILGMVLLFHAAYSAAQHRSYLRLTEQEFTSLPADIVLQTIFSLLLTVFGVTTIAGEFKEIRSNIDLQKKTWKNLNNRPSFYTFNHRGHIFNPIVLSRSSTGKGALEAN from the exons ATGTCAAGCTCAATGAATAAATATATCTTTATTTTGGGAATGGTATTGCTTTTTCACGCTGCTTATTCGGCAGCTCAAC ATCGATCATACCTCCGGCTAACTGAGCAAGAGTTTACGTCGCTCCCCGCAGAT ATTGTTCTTCAAACAATATTTAGCTTATTACTCACTGTTTTTGGAGTAACTACGATAGCTGGTGAATTTAAGGAGATCCGATCCAATATAGACCTACAGAAAAA GACTTGGAAAAATCTGAATAATCGGCCATCCTTCTACACTTTTAATCACAGGGGACATATTTTCAATCCTATTGTGCTTTCACGTTCTAGCACTGGAAAAGGGGCATTAGAAGCCAATTAA
- the LOC124197044 gene encoding uncharacterized protein LOC124197044, whose amino-acid sequence MEVLQDANYESMSLDDVIRDMRAKKTLEEGHVEDNSPFLRRQTNFQFNRRPLRTAIQPKNYNRSNYLNHMAKKRLVQARKTLDLRQRLITIRANKAGLDLRWKIVANMIFKLRQQAKLSQSGPRFHQFPQLENSCGPRASPFGQCNGMVSQPKVSRSTLSQIEKLVGKLPSWMKPNTAAVIQRGPTLPHSYHKASPSGVFPMSPVPRVFSPPKFSHELSMQPNCFAAPHAPSCCQASHNVPNHYQCDIPRGMPPLACEIPPPANGMPPLAYEPSPRTRLPAPGMVARLGVIKATPQSEEEDIQISVVDSGEDIPRTKKTLNERFTQ is encoded by the exons ATGGAGGTGCTACAAGACGCAAATTACGAGTCGATGTCTCTTG ATGATGTCATCAGGGATATGAGAGCTAAGAAAACCCTG GAAGAAGGACATGTTGAAGATAACTCACCCTTCCTGAGACGGCAGaccaattttcaatttaacagAAGACCATTAAGAACAGCAATCCAACCAAAGAATTACAACAGgagtaattatttaaatcatATGGCCAAAAAGCGGCTTGTTCAGGCACGCAAAACTCTGGATCTCAGACAAAGACTCATTACTATCAGAGCCAATAAAGCAGGGCTGGATTTAAGATGGAAAATTGTTGCAAAcatgattttcaaattaagaCAGCAAGCTAAGTTATCTCAGTCTGGGCCAAGATTTCATCAATTTCCTCAATTGGAAAACTCATGTGGCCCCAGAGCTAGTCCATTTG GACAGTGTAATGGGATGGTTTCTCAACCTAAAGTGAGCAGATCTACACTGTCTCAAATTGAAAAGCTTGTTGGCAAACTTCCCTCTTGGATGAAGCCTAATACTGCTGCAGTGATTCAAAGAGGACCTACATTACCTCACAGCTACCATAAAGCTTCACCATCTGGTGTTTTCCCAATGTCCCCAGTTCCCAGGGTTTTCTCTCCACCAAAGTTTAGCCATGAACTATCTATGCAACCAAACTGTTTTGCAGCTCCTCACGCGCCTTCATGCTGTCAAGCATCACACAATGTGCCAAATCACTATCAATGTGATATTCCACGCGGAATGCCCCCGCTTGCCTGCGAGATTCCTCCCCCTGCTAACGGAATGCCTCCGCTGGCTTACGAGCCCTCACCAAGGACCAGATTACCCGCTCCAGGAATGGTTGCTCGCCTTG GCGTAATCAAAGCTACTCCGCAATCGGAAGAAGAGGATATCCAAATCAGTGTGGTAGACAGTGGTGAAGACATTCCACGCACGAAGAAAACTCTCAACGAACGTTTCACGCAGTGA
- the LOC124197046 gene encoding UPF0676 protein C1494.01-like isoform X2, which translates to MKRSIPIIDLADIGLGNTEEPKQSTIDRVSKELDEAFVNIGFVYLKNHGIDNPTVDAVLRASQTFFELPDSCKDIYRRNSTQYDGYSGVDQEILESKNLHEVREAYDITSLDSFFPDKHQPEFRKTVSELVPKLCKLSHRLLRCLAEALGLDEEYFTRCHTMMCQGSDKNATTFRTLFYPSLADGAIKAGVERCGQHSDYGTFTLLFQDDIGGLEVLSGGEWIAATPIPGTVLVNVGDLMQFWTANRYPATIHRVRVPEEEIRRRQPRQSLAFFVHPDNDVMVSPLNGSKNHSPISALAHLNLRYSQTYKY; encoded by the exons ATGAAGCGAAGTATTCCAATAATCGACTTGGCCGACATAG GACTTGGTAATACCGAGGAACCTAAGCAATCAACGATTGATCGTGTATCGAAAGAGCTGGATGAAGCATTTGTTAATATTGGATTTGTTTACTTGAAAAATCACGGAATCGACAATCCCACT GTAGATGCTGTATTGAGAGCATCGCAAACATTTTTCGAACTGCCGGATAGCTGCAAGGACATTTACCGTCGTAATTCAACGCAATATGATGGTTACTCTGGAGTTGACCAGGAAAt ATTAGAAAGCAAAAACTTGCATGAAGTCCGGGAAGCCTACGATATCACTTCACTCGACAGTTTCTTTCCGGACAAACATCAACCGGAATTCCGAAAGACTGTCAGTGAACTGGTGCCGAAATTGTGCAAATTATCTCATCGCTTGCTCCGATGCCTCGCTGAAGCTTTAG GTTTGGACGAAGAATATTTTACTCGATGTCATACTATGATGTGTCAAGGTAGTGACAAGAATGCCACCACATTCCGCACACTTTTCTATCCATCCCTAGCTGACGGTGCAATAAAAGCTGGTGTGGAAAGGTGCGGCCAACACTCAGATTATGGGACCTTTACTTTACTCTTTCAAGACGATATTGGTGGATTGGAA GTATTGTCTGGAGGTGAATGGATAGCCGCTACGCCAATCCCCGGGACCGTTTTGGTAAACGTAGGAGACCTGATGCAATTTTGGACGGCTAATCGTTATCCTGCAACG ATCCATCGCGTACGAGTTCCCGAAGAAGAGATTCGTCGTCGACAACCGCGACAGTCGTTAGCCTTTTTCGTACATCCGGATAATGATGTAATGGTCTCTCCTTTAAATGGATCCAAAAATCATTCTCCAATTTCAGCTTTGGCCCATTTAAATCTTCGATACTCCCAGACGTATAAATACTAG
- the LOC124197046 gene encoding UPF0676 protein C1494.01-like isoform X1 — protein MKRSIPIIDLADIGLGNTEEPKQSTIDRVSKELDEAFVNIGFVYLKNHGIDNPTIEQYFQVAGRFFQAPKSVKCEHMLCNKYLDMNQRANGYLGSGPEILESKNLHEVREAYDITSLDSFFPDKHQPEFRKTVSELVPKLCKLSHRLLRCLAEALGLDEEYFTRCHTMMCQGSDKNATTFRTLFYPSLADGAIKAGVERCGQHSDYGTFTLLFQDDIGGLEVLSGGEWIAATPIPGTVLVNVGDLMQFWTANRYPATIHRVRVPEEEIRRRQPRQSLAFFVHPDNDVMVSPLNGSKNHSPISALAHLNLRYSQTYKY, from the exons ATGAAGCGAAGTATTCCAATAATCGACTTGGCCGACATAG GACTTGGTAATACCGAGGAACCTAAGCAATCAACGATTGATCGTGTATCGAAAGAGCTGGATGAAGCATTTGTTAATATTGGATTTGTTTACTTGAAAAATCACGGAATCGACAATCCCACT ATAGAACAATATTTTCAAGTTGCGGGCCGTTTTTTCCAAGCACCAAAGTCCGTAAAATGTGAACACATGCTCTGCAATAAATACTTGGATATGAATCAGAGAGCCAACGGTTACCTTGGGTCCGGCCCTGAGAT ATTAGAAAGCAAAAACTTGCATGAAGTCCGGGAAGCCTACGATATCACTTCACTCGACAGTTTCTTTCCGGACAAACATCAACCGGAATTCCGAAAGACTGTCAGTGAACTGGTGCCGAAATTGTGCAAATTATCTCATCGCTTGCTCCGATGCCTCGCTGAAGCTTTAG GTTTGGACGAAGAATATTTTACTCGATGTCATACTATGATGTGTCAAGGTAGTGACAAGAATGCCACCACATTCCGCACACTTTTCTATCCATCCCTAGCTGACGGTGCAATAAAAGCTGGTGTGGAAAGGTGCGGCCAACACTCAGATTATGGGACCTTTACTTTACTCTTTCAAGACGATATTGGTGGATTGGAA GTATTGTCTGGAGGTGAATGGATAGCCGCTACGCCAATCCCCGGGACCGTTTTGGTAAACGTAGGAGACCTGATGCAATTTTGGACGGCTAATCGTTATCCTGCAACG ATCCATCGCGTACGAGTTCCCGAAGAAGAGATTCGTCGTCGACAACCGCGACAGTCGTTAGCCTTTTTCGTACATCCGGATAATGATGTAATGGTCTCTCCTTTAAATGGATCCAAAAATCATTCTCCAATTTCAGCTTTGGCCCATTTAAATCTTCGATACTCCCAGACGTATAAATACTAG
- the LOC124197053 gene encoding cytochrome c oxidase subunit 6A1, mitochondrial-like, with product MATVLGKVISRGIATTRVANGQAAVSGHHDGWKMWRNLTFLVALPGVALCMLNVYLGLDDVEAHSAPPFVAYEYMRIRNKRFPWGEGQKSLFHNPHVNALPGGYEHTDDHH from the exons ATGGCTACCGTTTTGGGAAAAGTTATTTCTCGTGGAATTGCTACTACCCGAGTAGCTAATGGCCAAGCTGCTGTTTCTGGACATCATG ATGGCTGGAAGATGTGGAGAAACCTCACTTTCTTGGTAGCTCTCCCCGGTGTTGCTCTGTGCATGTTGAATGTGTACTTGGGTTTGGACGATGTTGAAGCCCATAGTGCTCCTCCTTTTGTTGCCTATGAGTACATGAGGATCCGCAACAAG AGATTTCCCTGGGGAGAAGGACAGAAATCGTTGTTCCACAACCCCCATGTCAATGCTCTACCAGGCGGTTATGAACACACTGATGACCACCACTAA
- the LOC124197047 gene encoding UPF0676 protein C1494.01-like, which produces MFNEIPIVDLDELGLHYLGKPWESTVDRVAKELHSAFSTVGFVYLKNHGIEQQKVDNVFRASRSFFQLPDAIKDGYRCGQPDNESDGYTGKDQEILDVSSLHEIREAYDIASPDGVYPDEHAPEFRKTIKELAPELRELTIRLLKCMALALGLEEDFFSSRHQYMFHGADKNRTIFRSLYYPILADTDIQPGVVRCGAHSDYGSITLLLQDDMGGLEVLSRGEWIPATPIRGTILINLGDLMQFWTSDRYVATVHRVLVPEEEIRRRSPRQSIAFFVHADNGVMISPLDGSNKHHPVEALAYLKSRISATYK; this is translated from the exons ATGTTTAACGAAATACCCATCGTTGATCTGGATGAATTAG GGCTCCATTATTTGGGAAAACCGTGGGAAAGCACAGTCGACCGTGTAGCCAAAGAACTCCACTCAGCTTTCTCTACAGTTGGGTTTGTTTACTTGAAGAATCACGGCATCGAACAGCAAAAG GTTGACAATGTATTTCGTGCATCCCGATCGTTTTTCCAACTACCGGATGCTATTAAAGATGGATATAGATGCGGACAACCCGATAACGAATCGGACGGATATACGGGCAAAGATCAAGAAAT tttggaTGTCAGCAGCCTTCATGAAATACGAGAAGCGTACGATATCGCTTCGCCTGATGGAGTTTATCCGGATGAACACGCCCCTGAATTCCGCAAAACTATCAAAGAATTGGCTCCAGAGTTAAGAGAATTGACCATACGATTGTTGAAATGCATGGCTCTTGCCCTGG GATTAGAAGAAGATTTCTTTAGTAGTCGCCATCAGTACATGTTTCACGGAGCAGACAAGAATAGGACGATTTTCCGCTCACTTTATTATCCGATATTGGCAGACACAGACATTCAACCAGGTGTTGTGAGATGCGGAGCGCATTCTGATTATGGGTCCATCACTCTTCTTCTCCAGGATGATATGGGCGGATTAGAA gTTCTTTCCAGAGGTGAATGGATACCTGCCACCCCTATTCGAGGAACAATTCTGATTAATTTGGGAGATCTCATGCAGTTCTGGACGTCTGATCGTTACGTCGCTACT GTTCACCGTGTTCTAGTTCCGGAAGAAGAGATTCGCCGTCGTTCTCCTCGTCAATCGATCGCATTTTTCGTGCACGCTGACAACGGCGTGATGATATCTCCTCTTGATGGATCGAACAAACATCACCCTGTCGAAGCATTAGCCTACTTGAAATCTCGTATTTCGGcaacttacaaataa
- the LOC124197045 gene encoding UPF0676 protein C1494.01-like, with protein MEQNTDVVIPIIDLDKLGLQTADVEDVDQITMDRVSRELDSAFSTVGFVYLKNHGVNQQLVDNLFERSKSFFHLPESIKENYRCGVENCDGYTGKDGEILDTSARHEIRESYDVASPDGLYPDEHAPEFRQAINDLAPSMCELTFRLLKCMALALGLDKEFFGERHNFMFKAAEKNRTIFRTLFYPSLADTETLAGVVRCGLHSDYGTITLLLQDDMGGLEILSQGKWFPAKPIPGTIMINLGDMMQFWTSDRYVATVHRVVVPEEEIRRRTPRQSIAFFVHPDNDVMIAPLDGSGKHEPVDALTYVKSRLIASSYK; from the exons ATGGAGCAAAACACGGACGTCGTGATTCCTATCATCGATTTGGATAAGTTGG GATTACAAACTGCCGATGTCGAGGATGTAGATCAAATCACAATGGATCGTGTTTCCAGGGAACTCGACTCCGCTTTCTCTACTGTTGGATTTGTTTACCTGAAAAATCACGGCGTCAATCAGCAATTG GTAGATAACTTATTCGAACGTTCTAAATCGTTCTTCCACCTGCCGGAATccattaaagaaaattatcgATGTGGCGTTGAGAACTGTGACGGTTACACCGGAAAGGATGGAGAAAT TTTGGATACGAGTGCTCGACATGAAATTCGAGAATCGTACGATGTTGCCTCACCCGACGGACTCTATCCCGACGAACACGCACCGGAATTCCGGCAGGCAATTAACGATTTAGCCCCTTCTATGTGCGAACTAACATTCCGCTTGCTTAAATGCATGGCGCTGGCACTAG GACTCGATAAGGAATTTTTTGGGGAACGACACAACTTCATGTTTAAAGCCGCCGAGAAAAACCGAACCATCTTCCGTACTCTTTTTTATCCATCATTGGCCGACACCGAAACCCTGGCCGGAGTAGTCAGATGTGGTTTACATTCTGATTATGGAACGATTACTCTACTTCTACAAGATGACATGGGTGGATTGGAa ATTCTTTCCCAGGGGAAATGGTTCCCTGCTAAACCTATTCCAGGGACGATCATGATCAACTTGGGGGATATGATGCAATTTTGGACATCTGATCGTTACGTTGCTACG GTTCATCGAGTGGTTGTTCCAGAGGAAGAGATCCGTCGTCGAACTCCCCGTCAATCCATTGCTTTCTTTGTCCATCCGGATAACGATGTGATGATTGCTCCGCTGGATGGATCCGGTAAGCATGAACCAGTGGATGCCCTCACGTATGTCAAGTCCCGACTCATTGCCTCCAGTTATAAATGA
- the LOC124197042 gene encoding uncharacterized protein LOC124197042 — translation MNQVMKEEKGSVVVAAGQSNNKFTTASFSHKFTNLNLQMPFLKPELSLSSPDFYLDGIFWSFRLYLKDDPKSDVGLLLQSYCDYSRTFQKRNLKIAVNFTMYVVTTATDNISYSSGPELKTLDSTSKHGNGMGVLFIMKEKLLSHPFLYIPDNVLTIGCELNWAYHFQNMETLPSPKNPFPLKPNSFEKLFNNPKFNDLKISTGGQIFNASKLILCEASDVFEQLIFSESPGTNTIHIEDINADAFAGVLRYISCKVLPDLQLDKHAEDWLKITHKFKLHALQNVLQKGFLLQLKPTNAFMCLKTADKYSVADLRKKCIQYIQENWNEVVANHGLAKFTSCPDNTHNIEELQKSVELLAEVTENLPLCKRPRLN, via the exons ATGAATCAAGTCATGAAAGAAGAGAAGGGGTCAGTGGTAGTAGCAGCAGGccagtcaaataataaattcacaaCAGCGTCTTTTTCGCATAAATTTACCAATCTTAACTTGCAAATGCCTTTTCTGAAGCCCGAATTATCTCTCAGTTCACCCGATTTCTATTTAGACGGGATATTCTGGTCTTTTAGATTGTATTTGAAAGATGATCCAAAGAGCGACGTCGGTTTGCTCCTGCAGTCGTATTGTGATTATTCCAGAActtttcagaaaagaaatctgaaaataGCTGTCAACTTTACAATGTACGTAGTGACGACAGCTACCGACAA TATCTCGTACAGTTCCGGACCGGAGCTAAAGACTCTTGATTCAACATCGAAACACGGAAATGGGATGGGCGTTCTTTTCATTATGAAGGAAAAACTTTTGAGCCATCCATTTTTATACATCCCGGATAATGTTTTAACTATTGGATGTGAGCTGAATTGGGCTTACCATTTTCAGAATATGGAAACTCTACCTTCTCCAAAAAACCCCTTCCCTTTGAAACCGAACTCTTTTGAAAAGTTATTTAATAATCCTAAATTCAACGATTTAAAAATCTCAACTGGTGGCCAAATTTTCAATGCAAGCAAGTTGATACTTTGCGAAGCAAGCGATGTCTTCgaacaattgattttttcggAGTCACCTGGAACGAATACCATCCACATAGAGGATATCAATGCAGATGCATTTGCAGGTGTACTGCGCTACATCTCATGTAAAGTCCTTCCCGATCTGCAGTTAGACAAGCATGCAGAAGATTGGCTTAAAATAACTCACAAATTTAAACTTCACGCGTTACAG aacGTACTCCAAAAAGGATTTCTTCTGCAGCTGAAGCCTACCAATGCATTTATGTGCCTGAAAACTGCAGACAAATACTCGGTTGCAGATCTGAGAAAGAAATGTATACAATACATCCAAGAAAACTGGAACGAAGTGGTGGCGAATCACGGATTAGCAAAATTTACTAGCTGCCCTGATAATACTCATAATATTGAAGAGTTGCAGAAATCCGTGGAGCTGCTAGCCGAAGTAACGGAAAATCTTCCATTATGTAAAAGGCCGCGATTGAATTAA
- the LOC124197048 gene encoding 2-oxoglutarate-dependent dioxygenase htyE-like, protein MASIPIVDLTALVRENDISNAHLIVKQLDEAFSTVGFVYLTNHGIDQTIIDKVLKASKHFFLLPDDIKKQTCRDYSKNNDGYVGINQEILGTDIHHEIKEAYNLTSSKSVFPSEDTNPEFRSSVTDLALKLSELTRRLLACMALALGLTENYFVDRHRFMFQDQDKNATTFRTLYYPSLSESDIQPGIVRCGAHSDYGTITLLLQDSVGGLEVLSGSKWIPATPIPGSILVNLGDLMQFWTSDRYTATVHRVLVPEEELRRKSTRQSIAFFVHPDNDVMVSQLNGSSDQPAIGALDYLKSRLSATYKY, encoded by the exons ATGGCAAGCATTCCGATCGTAGATTTAACTGCATTAG TGCGAGAAAACGACATCAGCAACGCCCACCTGATCGTGAAACAACTGGATGAAGCCTTTTCCACTGTCGGTTTCGTTTATTTAACAAATCATGGAATCGACCAAACTATA attgacAAAGTTTTGAAAGCCTCCAAACACTTTTTCCTACTACCAGACGACATCAAGAAGCAAACATGTCGGGATTATTCGAAAAACAATGACGGTTACGTCGGAATTAATCAAGAAAT ATTGGGGACTGATATTCATCATGAAATCAAAGAGGCTTACAACCTTACCAGTTCGAAGAGTGTGTTTCCATCAGAAGACACAAATCCTGAATTCCGGTCATCCGTCACTGATCTCGCCTTGAAACTGAGTGAACTAACCAGACGTTTACTTGCATGTATGGCTCTGGCACTAG GATTGACAGAGAATTATTTCGTCGATCGCCATCGCTTCATGTTTCAAGATCAAGATAAGAATGCCACAACTTTTCGGACTTTGTATTATCCATCGCTTTCCGAATCGGATATCCAGCCAGGCATTGTAAGATGCGGAGCTCATTCTGATTACGGGACCATCACACTCCTCCTACAAGACAGTGTTGGCGGATTAGAG GTACTTTCCGGAAGCAAATGGATACCTGCTACTCCGATCCCGGGGTCAATCCTTGTAAATCTTGGAGATCTGATGCAATTCTGGACATCGGATCGTTACACTGCAACG GTTCACCGAGTGTTAGTgccagaagaagaattacGCCGAAAATCGACTCGCCAATCGATCGCCTTCTTTGTTCATCCGGATAATGACGTCATGGTTTCTCAATTAAATGGTTCCAGCGACCAACCTGCAATTGGAGCCCTGGATTATCTCAAGTCACGTCTCTCCGCCACCTACAAATATTAA
- the LOC124197050 gene encoding tetraspanin-2A-like, whose translation MVKRSYLANTLHTFNGISMILSVVVMGLCLWLRYEWDFKHYVYELEAQKVLWTGPYILIASSTLAMATLVIGIWATVVEDCQLFLLFVMGSVLSVILGIAGLAYTLDHGIYKSDLTPWLEERFFVLFHEMDHNEKSARILRIIQEDIECCGPSDWKDYAAFNKVLPDECRNPSTGNIAGGGCSEEFARWMEPKTGWLSGIALLLVVIQLGGISTSLWLRKVILREKFKDNKPYRPVRT comes from the exons ATGGTCAAAAGAAGTTACCTGGCAAACACTTTGCATACCTTCAACGGTATCTCGATG ATTTTATCCGTAGTCGTCATGGGCCTATGCTTGTGGCTCCGCTATGAATGGGACTTCAAGCACTACGTGTACGAACTGGAAGCCCAAAAGGTTTTGTGGACCGGCCCATACATTCTTATTGCTTCGTCTACTTTGGCAATGGCAACGCTCGTCATCGGCATCTGGGCAACTGTCGTCGAGGACTGCCAACTCTTTTTACTG TTCGTGATGGGCAGCGTTTTGTCGGTCATTCTGGGAATAGCCGGACTTGCCTACACTCTCGATCATGGAATCTACAAGTCTGACTTGACTCCGTGGTTGGAAGAACGCTTCTTTGTCCTCTTTCATGAGATGGATCACAACGAAAAATCGGCACGCATCCTGCGAATCATTCAAGAAGAT ATTGAATGTTGCGGTCCTTCCGACTGGAAAGACTATGCGGCGTTTAACAAAGTCTTGCCAGACGAATGCCGCAATCCTTCGACTGGAAATATTGCGGGCGGCGGCTGCTCGGAAGAATTCGCTCGCTGGATGGAACCCAAAACTGGTTGGCTATCTGGCATCGCATTGCTGCTTGTCGTCATCCAG CTAGGAGGCATATCGACCAGCTTGTGGCTAAGGAAAGTAATTTTGCGAGAGAAATTCAAGGACAATAAACCGTATCGTCCAGTCCGGACATAA
- the LOC124197051 gene encoding alpha-(1,3)-fucosyltransferase C-like: protein MTDNRSERPLEQFDAIVFVLNDEFTSPDQLMMPDFQNKRNASQHLVMFTQESPPALKSYYNMTRLAHFFNWSMTYRMDSDIRLLYGRIIPKEHAPRTPEEINDLRKKARVSLPPDSKRNKTKSVAWMVSHCNTHGQRETYVKELSKYIDVDIYGGCGNLSCALDVLHHSDPQCYDMLESTYKFYISFENAICTDYVTEKFFKIMGHHIVPVVYGGADYTQHAPPHSYIDARKFKPKELAAYLKLLDANETLYNEYFWWKDYYSVEYSVEDMTRHGFCDLCQKLHEQQDGDFRTYKGLESEWGDGNKCQPFDPSWIS, encoded by the coding sequence ATGACCGATAATCGGTCGGAACGGCCTCTCGAGCAGTTTGACGCCATTGTCTTTGTACTTAATGACGAATTCACTTCACCGGATCAACTGATGATGCCggattttcaaaacaaacgcAACGCGAGTCAGCACCTCGTCATGTTCACTCAAGAGTCTCCCCCAGCGCTGAAATCATATTACAACATGACTCGATTAgctcattttttcaattggagTATGACTTACAGAATGGACTCTGATATCCGATTACTCTACGGTCGGATTATCCCGAAAGAACACGCTCCTCGCACACcggaagaaataaatgatttaagaaaaaaagctcgTGTTAGTCTGCCGCCAGATTCAAAACGTAACAAGACCAAATCAGTTGCCTGGATGGTTTCCCATTGCAATACCCACGGCCAAAGAGAAACGTACGTTAAAGAGCTGAGCAAATACATCGACGTCGATATTTACGGCGGATGTGGTAATCTGTCGTGTGCGCTTGACGTATTGCATCACTCGGACCCTCAGTGTTACGACATGCTCGAGTCAACCTACAAATTCTACATCTCATTCGAAAATGCCATTTGTACAGACTACGTCACtgaaaagtttttcaaaattatggGCCACCACATCGTTCCGGTTGTCTATGGAGGAGCTGACTACACCCAACACGCACCGCCCCATTCGTACATCGACGCCCGCAAGTTCAAACCCAAAGAATTGGCCGCTTATCTCAAATTACTCGATGCAAACGAAACTCTCTACAACGAGTATTTCTGGTGGAAGGATTATTATAGCGTGGAATACAGCGTAGAAGACATGACTCGTCACGGCTTTTGTGACTTGTGTCAAAAACTGCACGAGCAACAAGATGGCGATTTTCGGACTTATAAGGGACTGGAGTCGGAATGGGGCGATGGCAACAAGTGTCAACCCTTTGATCCTAGTTGGATATCATAA